One region of Cheilinus undulatus linkage group 4, ASM1832078v1, whole genome shotgun sequence genomic DNA includes:
- the cplx2l gene encoding complexin 2, like, translating into MNFVMKAALGGGPPDVGKMLGGEEKEEDPDAAKKEEERQEALRQQEEERKAKYAKMEAERERVRQGIRDKYGLKKREEAEAEAAAAAEQPAEGSLTRPKKAVPAGCGDEEEEESIMDQVMKYLPGPLQDMLKK; encoded by the exons GAGGTCCTCCAGATGTGGGCAAGATGCTTGgtggagaggagaaggaggaggaccCCGATGCAGccaagaaggaggaggagaggcaggaggccctgaggcagcaggaggaggagaggaaggccAAGTATGCCAAGATGGAggctgagagagaaagagtgaggcAAGGCATCAGGGATAAG TATGGCTTAAAAAAGCGTGAGGAGGCTGAGGCCGAGGCAGCCGCTGCGGCAGAGCAGCCTGCTGAGGGCAGCTTGACTCGACCCAAGAAGGCCGTGCCGGCTGGCTGcggtgatgaggaggaggaggagagcatCATGGACCAAGTGATGAAATACCTGCCAGGCCCACTGCAAGACATGTTGAAGAAGTAG